One genomic segment of Planctomycetota bacterium includes these proteins:
- the pepF gene encoding oligoendopeptidase F, whose amino-acid sequence MPVAKLPARQDVKTQDTWDLTLLFPDDAAWEKAFTRWEKRAAGFAKFQGHLGDGPQALAACLKYDLDTDRAGERIGGYAFLKSAEDTANSTYQGMTARFRGASSRLGQAAAYLRPEILALPAAKLKKYLASTELKPYRLLLERIIRYQPHTLTPGEEKLLAMQGEMASAAGQAFRQLNDADLKFGTVKNEKGQTVELSHASFSALLHSPSRDVRRTAFEQYYAQFAAHENTLAATLAGSIHRDVYYAQARNHASALAAALFPDKVPAKVYDNLIGSIHRYLPSLHKYYELRRRKMKLRDIHHYDTYVPILSELETHYPWDRAVDVVIEALQPLGAEYNAALAAGLRGRWCDRYENRGKQSGAFSSGSFDGEPYILMNYQANVLDHVFTLAHEAGHSMHSYYSARSQPFQYYDYTIFVAEVASTFNEQLLMKHLVAHARDDRQRAFLINREIDSIRGTIFRQTMFAEFEKLTHALAEAHQPLTLGSFRQVYRQLLDQYFGPKFAIDDVLSLECFRIPHFYRAFYVYKYATGLSAAIALAERVTQGGKSELNDYLNFLRGGCSKDPLDLLRGAGVDMEQPHAVDTALARFDHLVDELDSLL is encoded by the coding sequence ATGCCCGTCGCCAAACTACCTGCTCGCCAAGACGTTAAGACCCAAGACACCTGGGATCTCACGCTGCTATTCCCCGACGATGCCGCCTGGGAAAAGGCGTTCACGCGCTGGGAAAAGCGCGCCGCCGGCTTCGCCAAGTTCCAGGGGCACTTGGGGGACGGCCCCCAGGCGCTGGCCGCCTGCTTGAAGTACGACCTCGACACCGACCGGGCCGGCGAGCGGATCGGCGGCTATGCGTTCCTCAAGTCGGCCGAGGACACCGCCAACAGCACGTACCAGGGGATGACCGCGCGGTTTCGCGGCGCCAGCAGCCGGCTGGGCCAGGCGGCGGCGTACCTTCGCCCCGAGATTCTGGCGCTGCCGGCGGCCAAGTTGAAGAAGTATTTGGCGTCGACCGAACTCAAGCCCTACCGGCTGCTGCTCGAGCGGATCATCCGCTACCAGCCCCACACACTGACGCCCGGCGAGGAAAAGCTGTTGGCCATGCAGGGCGAGATGGCCTCGGCCGCGGGCCAGGCCTTTCGCCAGTTGAACGACGCCGACTTGAAGTTCGGCACGGTCAAGAACGAGAAGGGGCAAACCGTCGAGCTGTCGCACGCTTCGTTCTCGGCCCTGTTGCACTCGCCGTCGCGCGACGTGCGGCGCACCGCGTTCGAGCAGTACTACGCCCAGTTCGCGGCGCACGAAAACACGCTGGCCGCCACGCTGGCTGGCTCGATCCATCGGGACGTTTACTACGCCCAGGCGCGGAACCATGCGAGCGCCCTGGCCGCGGCTCTGTTCCCCGACAAGGTGCCAGCCAAGGTCTATGACAATCTGATCGGCAGCATCCACCGCTACTTGCCGTCGCTGCACAAGTATTACGAGCTGCGGCGGCGCAAGATGAAGCTCCGCGACATCCACCACTACGACACCTACGTGCCGATCTTGTCGGAGTTGGAAACGCATTATCCCTGGGACCGCGCGGTCGACGTGGTGATCGAAGCCTTGCAGCCGTTGGGAGCGGAGTACAACGCGGCCCTGGCGGCGGGCCTGCGCGGGCGCTGGTGCGATCGCTACGAGAATCGCGGCAAGCAAAGCGGCGCGTTCAGCAGCGGTTCGTTCGACGGCGAGCCGTACATCTTGATGAACTATCAGGCCAACGTCCTGGATCACGTCTTTACGCTGGCGCACGAAGCGGGCCACTCGATGCACTCGTACTACTCGGCCCGGTCGCAGCCGTTTCAGTACTACGACTACACGATCTTCGTGGCCGAAGTGGCCAGCACGTTCAACGAACAGTTGCTGATGAAGCACCTGGTGGCCCACGCCCGCGACGACCGGCAGCGGGCGTTCCTGATCAATCGCGAGATCGATTCGATCCGCGGCACGATCTTTCGCCAGACGATGTTCGCCGAGTTCGAGAAGCTGACCCACGCCCTGGCCGAAGCGCACCAGCCGCTGACGCTCGGCTCGTTCCGCCAAGTCTATCGCCAGTTGCTCGACCAGTACTTCGGCCCCAAGTTCGCGATCGACGATGTCTTGTCGCTCGAATGCTTCCGCATCCCGCACTTCTATCGGGCCTTCTACGTCTATAAATACGCCACCGGCTTGTCGGCGGCGATCGCTTTGGCGGAGCGCGTCACCCAGGGTGGCAAGAGCGAGCTGAACGACTACTTGAACTTTCTGCGCGGCGGCTGCTCGAAGGATCCGCTTGATTTGCTACGTGGCGCCGGCGTCGACATGGAACAACCCCACGCCGTCGATACGGCGCTGGCGCGGTTTGACCATCTGGTCGACGAGCTTGATTCGTTGCTCTAG
- a CDS encoding restriction endonuclease subunit S, protein MSESNGLPKGWANALLEQVVVVRDDLRQPVNSDERATRPGPYPYYGATGQVGWIDNYLMDGEFILLGEDGAPFFDPTKPKAYRVQGKSWVNNHAHVLHGMNGVLDNRYLLHALNCTDYRPFANGTTRLKLTQGAMRKIPLCIAPLNEQNRIVAKIEELFSDLDAGVAALERAKANLKRYRAAVLKAAVEGKLTAAWRAQHHHHHVDAASSRVSSDQPTRQDAASTTTVEPASKLLERILIERRQKWEADQLAKFAQADATSRRVQEKRQDAASTKKKPPKNWKAKYVEPAPPDTTDLPELPASWCWASVQQLGQVQLGRQRSPKNRSNKYPTKYIRAANLTEAGLDLSDVLDMEFIPREMETYRLHPGDILLSEASGSPDQVGKPVLWNGEIEDCCFQNTVIRLRPEGIPSEYPLTVFRHYYRSKLFAKVSAGVGINHLSAAKFSVLPFPLVPIDEQKQIVIEVEAHLSLITAAEKQIEANLLRASRLRQSILKRAFEGKLVPQDPNDEPASAILVDAASRRVSDKPRNASPARTVQIPETQIPRKKPSRKRRNASSARTVQIPPTQIPRKKPGRKRRNASSARTVQIPPTQIPRKKPGRKRQDAAST, encoded by the coding sequence ATGAGCGAATCGAATGGATTGCCGAAAGGATGGGCAAACGCTTTGCTTGAGCAGGTCGTGGTTGTTCGAGACGATCTACGCCAGCCTGTCAACTCGGATGAGCGTGCTACACGGCCCGGTCCCTATCCATATTATGGTGCGACTGGACAAGTCGGTTGGATCGACAATTACCTTATGGATGGCGAATTCATTTTGCTTGGGGAAGATGGCGCTCCCTTTTTTGATCCGACCAAGCCAAAAGCATATCGGGTGCAAGGAAAGTCGTGGGTCAATAATCACGCGCATGTTCTCCACGGTATGAATGGCGTCCTAGACAACCGTTATTTGCTTCATGCCCTGAATTGCACGGACTATCGACCATTTGCCAATGGAACGACTCGACTAAAACTTACTCAAGGAGCCATGCGGAAAATCCCGCTTTGCATAGCTCCACTCAACGAGCAGAATCGAATCGTTGCCAAAATCGAAGAACTGTTCTCCGATCTCGATGCCGGGGTGGCGGCGCTCGAACGGGCCAAGGCGAATCTCAAGCGTTACCGCGCCGCCGTTCTGAAAGCGGCGGTCGAAGGCAAGCTAACCGCCGCCTGGCGCGCCCAGCACCATCACCATCACGTAGACGCGGCTTCCAGCCGCGTTTCCAGCGACCAACCAACGCGGCAGGATGCCGCGTCTACTACTACTGTCGAACCGGCGTCGAAGCTGCTCGAACGCATCCTGATCGAGCGCCGCCAGAAGTGGGAAGCCGACCAACTCGCCAAGTTCGCGCAAGCAGACGCGACGTCTCGCCGCGTTCAAGAAAAGCGGCAAGATGCCGCTTCTACGAAGAAGAAACCCCCAAAGAACTGGAAGGCCAAATACGTCGAGCCAGCCCCACCCGACACAACCGACCTGCCAGAACTCCCCGCAAGCTGGTGCTGGGCGAGTGTGCAACAACTCGGCCAAGTTCAACTTGGCCGTCAACGCTCGCCAAAGAACCGGAGCAACAAGTATCCGACGAAATACATTCGAGCCGCCAATCTAACCGAAGCAGGGTTGGATTTGTCAGATGTTCTCGACATGGAGTTCATTCCGCGAGAAATGGAGACGTATCGCCTTCATCCTGGCGACATTCTTCTTTCAGAAGCATCGGGGAGTCCCGATCAGGTGGGGAAACCTGTCTTATGGAACGGCGAGATCGAGGACTGCTGTTTTCAGAATACGGTGATCCGTCTTCGTCCAGAGGGGATTCCAAGCGAGTATCCATTGACGGTCTTTCGTCATTACTACCGAAGCAAGCTCTTTGCCAAAGTTTCTGCTGGGGTGGGGATCAACCATTTGAGCGCGGCGAAGTTTTCCGTTTTGCCCTTCCCGCTAGTGCCGATTGATGAACAAAAGCAAATCGTCATCGAGGTCGAGGCACACCTTTCGTTGATCACCGCCGCCGAAAAGCAGATCGAAGCCAACCTGCTCCGCGCCTCTCGCCTGCGGCAAAGCATCCTCAAGCGAGCCTTCGAGGGAAAGCTCGTCCCCCAAGACCCGAACGACGAACCCGCGAGCGCGATTTTAGTAGACGCGGCGTCCCGCCGCGTTTCCGACAAGCCGCGAAACGCATCGCCTGCGCGAACAGTTCAGATACCAGAAACACAAATACCCAGAAAAAAACCTAGCAGAAAGCGGCGAAACGCATCGTCCGCGAGAACAGTTCAGATACCACCAACACAAATACCCAGAAAAAAACCTGGCAGAAAGCGGCGAAACGCATCGTCCGCGAGAACAGTTCAGATACCACCAACACAAATACCCAGAAAAAAACCTGGCAGAAAGCGGCAAGATGCCGCTTCTACGTGA
- a CDS encoding sugar phosphate isomerase/epimerase, with amino-acid sequence MELGLVTYMWGANWDLPTVIKNCQLTGFKGVELRSGHKHGVEPTLSADERREVAKRFADSGVDLVGLGSACEYHSADPAVVKQNIELTKEFVVLCHDCGGGGVKVRPNGLPKDVPVEKTLEQIGRAMNEVATFAAGYGVQIRLEVHGAGTQEVPNIKTIMDVATHPNATVCWNCNPTDLNGKGLQHNFDLVKDRLGTIHIHDLITSYPWQPLFDLLNGVKFKGWTLVEEGKQTEDPIRVMQYYRLLWERMVG; translated from the coding sequence ATGGAACTCGGTCTGGTCACGTACATGTGGGGCGCCAATTGGGATCTCCCCACGGTCATCAAGAATTGCCAGCTCACCGGCTTCAAGGGCGTGGAACTCCGCTCGGGACACAAGCACGGCGTCGAGCCCACCCTGTCAGCCGACGAGCGCCGCGAAGTGGCCAAGCGTTTCGCCGACAGCGGCGTCGACCTGGTCGGGCTCGGCAGCGCGTGCGAGTACCACTCGGCCGATCCCGCCGTGGTCAAGCAGAACATCGAGCTGACCAAGGAGTTCGTGGTGCTGTGCCACGACTGTGGTGGCGGCGGCGTGAAGGTCCGCCCCAACGGCTTGCCCAAGGACGTGCCGGTCGAAAAGACGCTCGAGCAGATCGGCCGCGCCATGAACGAAGTCGCTACGTTCGCCGCCGGCTACGGCGTGCAGATTCGCCTTGAGGTACACGGGGCCGGCACGCAAGAAGTGCCGAACATCAAGACGATCATGGACGTCGCCACCCACCCCAACGCGACCGTTTGCTGGAACTGCAACCCGACCGATCTGAACGGCAAGGGGCTCCAGCACAACTTCGACCTGGTCAAGGATCGGCTGGGGACGATTCACATCCACGACCTGATCACCAGCTACCCCTGGCAGCCGCTGTTCGACTTGTTGAACGGGGTGAAGTTCAAAGGCTGGACGCTGGTCGAGGAAGGCAAACAGACCGAAGACCCGATTCGCGTGATGCAGTACTACCGGCTGCTGTGGGAACGGATGGTTGGTTAG
- a CDS encoding SAM-dependent DNA methyltransferase has product MSSDSQNIVNKAWNFAHVLRDDGLSYLAYTEQITFLLFLKMADEQTKPPYNRAPIVPPKYGWESLLKREGDELEAHYRHILEELGKQPGMLGEIFKKARPEIQNPATLRRLIVDLIDVEKWSSMDADVKGDIYEGLLAKSAAESPKGAGQYFTPRELIKGIVDCVQPTADDTVCDPAAGTGGFLLNAYDYVAKHQGRSLDKDQKKHLRTKFVRGWELVPNTARLCIMNLYLHGIDGGVDATSSRVSEMPTKRVDATSSRVAETPAKRQDAASTSTCPIRSGVDSLASDPDERFSVVLTNPPFGKKSSIAVVNEAGDLEKEDQSYERQDFWTSTKNKQLNFLQHVKTLLKVNGRCAIVVPDNVLFEGGAGETVRRNLLKQCDVHTLLRLPTGIFYAQGVKANVLFFDAKPAQEKPWTKTLWVYDLRTNMHFTQKTNPIQRADLDEFVACYKPASRQRRKATWDAEKNPEGRWRSYDYEDLMKRDKANLDIFWLKDQSLEDSDDLPDPDVLAQEIADDLQTALEQFTAIAEKVNATDH; this is encoded by the coding sequence ATGAGTTCTGATTCCCAAAACATCGTCAACAAAGCCTGGAACTTCGCGCATGTGCTGCGCGACGATGGCCTTTCGTACCTGGCCTACACCGAGCAGATCACCTTTCTGCTCTTTCTCAAGATGGCCGACGAGCAGACCAAGCCACCCTATAACCGCGCGCCCATCGTGCCGCCGAAGTATGGCTGGGAAAGCCTGCTCAAGCGCGAGGGGGACGAACTCGAAGCCCACTATCGGCACATCCTCGAAGAACTTGGCAAGCAGCCCGGCATGCTGGGCGAAATCTTCAAGAAGGCCCGACCCGAAATCCAGAACCCGGCCACGCTGCGCCGGTTGATCGTCGATCTGATCGACGTGGAAAAGTGGTCGAGCATGGACGCCGACGTGAAGGGGGACATTTACGAAGGGCTGCTCGCCAAGAGCGCGGCGGAAAGCCCGAAGGGCGCGGGCCAGTATTTCACGCCGCGCGAACTCATCAAAGGAATCGTCGATTGCGTGCAGCCGACCGCCGACGACACGGTTTGCGACCCAGCGGCGGGAACGGGCGGCTTTCTGCTGAACGCCTACGATTACGTCGCCAAGCATCAGGGCCGGTCGCTCGACAAGGACCAGAAGAAGCACCTGCGGACCAAGTTCGTGAGAGGCTGGGAGTTGGTGCCGAACACGGCGCGGCTCTGCATTATGAACCTGTACCTGCACGGCATCGACGGTGGCGTAGACGCGACTTCCAGCCGCGTTTCCGAGATGCCCACAAAGCGCGTAGACGCGACTTCTAGTCGCGTTGCAGAGACGCCTGCCAAGCGGCAAGATGCCGCTTCTACTTCTACGTGTCCGATCAGGTCGGGCGTCGATAGCTTGGCGAGCGATCCGGACGAGCGGTTCAGCGTGGTGCTGACCAATCCGCCGTTCGGCAAGAAAAGCAGCATCGCCGTCGTGAACGAGGCGGGCGATCTCGAAAAGGAAGACCAGTCCTACGAGCGGCAGGATTTCTGGACCTCGACCAAGAACAAGCAGTTGAACTTTTTGCAGCACGTCAAAACGCTGCTCAAGGTCAACGGGCGCTGCGCCATCGTGGTGCCGGACAACGTGCTGTTCGAGGGAGGCGCGGGCGAAACCGTGCGCCGCAACCTGCTCAAGCAGTGCGATGTGCATACCCTGTTGCGACTGCCAACCGGCATCTTCTACGCCCAAGGCGTGAAGGCCAACGTGCTGTTCTTCGACGCCAAGCCCGCCCAGGAAAAGCCCTGGACCAAGACCCTCTGGGTCTACGATCTGCGCACGAACATGCACTTCACGCAGAAGACCAATCCAATTCAACGCGCGGACCTCGACGAGTTCGTGGCCTGCTACAAGCCCGCCAGCCGGCAGCGCCGCAAGGCGACCTGGGACGCCGAGAAGAATCCCGAAGGGCGCTGGCGCTCGTATGACTACGAAGACCTGATGAAGCGTGACAAGGCGAACCTCGACATTTTCTGGCTCAAGGATCAGAGCCTCGAAGACTCCGACGATCTGCCCGACCCGGATGTACTGGCCCAGGAAATCGCGGACGATTTGCAGACCGCGCTGGAACAGTTCACGGCCATCGCGGAAAAAGTGAATGCCACGGACCACTGA